The Plasmodium vivax scf_4497 genomic scaffold, whole genome shotgun sequence genome window below encodes:
- a CDS encoding variable surface protein Vir3, truncated, putative (encoded by transcript PVX_160260A; 3' truncation due to end of contig.), translating into MTTHCTHIKKNCCSYLNYWLDKKRKEKVIGVNDAAWQVIEKLWGTLKNSSVSCKRQHYDEPLVDMKKCFDFMVYCVNRDELKHKCQQNDDGLKSTYCDNFNAYTKHYYEHFTKKVTCLRDTNKDIHYNWKFSDTCTLHNMAKTFPKYDKSRQKIVDDTSRLPINKC; encoded by the coding sequence ATGACAACTCATTGTACccatattaaaaagaattgctGTTCTTATTTAAACTATTGGCTAgacaagaaaaggaaagaaaaagtaatAGGTGTTAATGATGCTGCATGGCAAgttattgaaaaattatgggGTACACTAAAAAATTCTTCTGTTTCATGTAAAAGGCAACATTATGACGAACCTTTGGTTGACATGAAAAAGTGCTTTGATTTTATGGTTTACTGTGTAAATAGGGATGAACTTAAACATAAATGCCAACAAAATGATGATGGGCTTAAAAGTACGTATTGTGACAATTTTAATGCATACACAAAGCATTATTATGAACACTTTACTAAGAAGGTTACATGTCTTAGAGATACAAATAAAGATATACATTATAACTGGAAATTTTCGGATACATGTACTCTTCATAATATGGCTAAAACATTCccaaaatatgataaaagcCGTCAAAAAATAGTAGATGATACATCACGATTGcctataaataaatgtg